The Pseudoxanthomonas sp. CF385 region GTGCGCGCCATCGACCTGTCGATGAAGCTCGGCCCGGCGCCATGAACATGTCGCCGCTCAGCGCACTGTTGTGGATGGTCGCCGCGGCGGCGGTCTTCGCATACTGGAACGCCGCACGTGCGGCGGCCGAACGCGCCGGCGTGGTGGGCCGCAACGCCTGCCAGGCTGCCGGTGTCATCTGGCTGGACCAGAGCGTGCACGCGACCGGCCTGCGCGTGTGCCGCGGCGAGGACGGCTGGCTGGGTTTCGAACGCAGCTTCCGCTTCGAGTACTCGCATGACGGGATCGATCGCCATGTCGGCCGCCTCGTGCTGCGCAAGGGCGAACTGGTGTCGTTCGTGGGGCCTGTCGTGCCGTCGGTCAGGCCGCTCGACCTGCACTGACGCCGCGGCGACCGCAGCGGGTCACTTCACCACGCGCAGGAACGGCGGCCGCTTGCCCGGCGTCGGCGGCGTCTCGTCGTCCGGCGGCGTATCGTGCGAAGGCGGATCATCGTCGCCATCGGGCTCCGGGCCGGGCGCCACGTCGTCGGGCAACGCCATGCCCTGCCCCGTCTCGCGCGAATAGATCGCAAGCACCGCGCTGATCGGCACGTAGACCGGATGGCTGACGCCACCGAAGCGCGCGGTGAAGCTCACCGCCTCGTTGTCGATCATCAGCCGCACGACCGCACGCTCGGCGATGTTGAGCACCACCTTGCCTTCCTTCACCGCGCTCATCGGCACCTGCACGCCGGCCTGCGTAGCGTCCACGAGCAGATGGGGCGTCATCCCGTTGTCCGCGATCCACTCGTTCAGCGCCCGCAGCAGGTAAGGGCGGTGGCTGGTCATGCGGGAAGAATCGTCGGTCATGGAGGTCTCGGAAGCCGATCGCGAGAGGCGTGCGCGCGCGAAGCGGCCGTGCGGATGCCGGCTAGGTC contains the following coding sequences:
- a CDS encoding ClpXP protease specificity-enhancing factor → MTDDSSRMTSHRPYLLRALNEWIADNGMTPHLLVDATQAGVQVPMSAVKEGKVVLNIAERAVVRLMIDNEAVSFTARFGGVSHPVYVPISAVLAIYSRETGQGMALPDDVAPGPEPDGDDDPPSHDTPPDDETPPTPGKRPPFLRVVK
- a CDS encoding DUF3301 domain-containing protein, with the protein product MNMSPLSALLWMVAAAAVFAYWNAARAAAERAGVVGRNACQAAGVIWLDQSVHATGLRVCRGEDGWLGFERSFRFEYSHDGIDRHVGRLVLRKGELVSFVGPVVPSVRPLDLH